One genomic region from Candidatus Nomurabacteria bacterium encodes:
- a CDS encoding class F sortase, which yields MKKKSSRLSKKYKIIIFTIMVLFIVGIFIVTKRHKNTEKPNAPETVTYSTDTPDESKANADTYSWKGAENDPKKLRIQSIGVDAYVQRMGVDQNNKIAVPNNIHLTGWFTNSQQPGQDGLSIIAGHVTGKKGDGVFKHLGDMKAGDLFEVETGSGAIKHYKVIEVKQMKESESADFLFSQKPNTKSQLNLITCGGRFDSSAHMYDDRVIVVGELQE from the coding sequence ATGAAGAAGAAATCATCTAGGCTTTCAAAAAAATATAAGATTATTATATTTACGATAATGGTTTTATTTATTGTTGGTATTTTTATTGTTACGAAAAGACATAAGAATACTGAAAAACCAAACGCACCAGAGACCGTTACATATTCTACCGATACCCCAGATGAATCTAAGGCTAATGCTGATACGTATAGTTGGAAGGGTGCCGAAAACGATCCAAAGAAATTGCGTATTCAGTCGATTGGTGTCGATGCCTATGTACAACGTATGGGGGTTGATCAGAATAATAAGATTGCTGTACCAAACAATATTCACCTCACAGGATGGTTTACTAATAGTCAACAACCTGGACAGGATGGTCTTTCAATAATCGCTGGTCACGTTACTGGGAAAAAAGGCGACGGGGTATTTAAGCATTTGGGTGATATGAAAGCAGGGGATTTATTTGAGGTAGAAACCGGCAGTGGCGCAATCAAACACTACAAAGTGATTGAAGTGAAACAGATGAAAGAATCTGAGTCAGCAGATTTTTTATTTTCTCAAAAACCTAACACTAAGAGCCAGCTTAATTTGATAACTTGTGGTGGTAGATTTGACTCATCAGCCCACATGTATGATGATAGGGTTATTGTGGTTGGTGAATTGCAAGAGTGA